ATGGTCCACctttttggaaatgttcttgAAAGGAGAAGGTAAATAAGAATCATGTTTAGATAGAgatggaaaaatgtgaagaatCTTAATCAGTGCAAAAATCTTAATCAGTACAATAATTTGCTTTGCgtgtatttgtattgcagttgtgTGCGGTTCCTGGATTGACCATGTCCTCAGCTGGGAAAAGAGtaaaactgatgaaaatgtcCTTGTTCTGTACTATGAGTCCTTAAAGGAGGTGAGTTCAAAAtggagcacaggcatggacatCATCCATTTGATATTGTCTTACATTAAGGTTGAACTAAATCATCAACAACTAAAACATCACTTTGAGGGATCAAGTTAATTGGACAATCCCTGTTGTACTTTTCCATAGCAGATGCATGTTAGGAAATTTGTAGAAATCATTTAGATTCATTTGAACATGGTggtctgatttttttcttttccatgctgtTTCACTGGGTTTAATTCAATCCATTAACAGCAATACTTTTAGCTGTTCCctcaatgtaaaactaaactatCAATTGTATGTTTTTCATAGGATCTTCCCAAGTATGTCAAGGAGATCAGCACATTTTTGGGCATCAACGTCACTGAAGATCAAatcaaagacatttcaaagaaatcttcCTTCAGTGAAATGAAAGAAAAGGCAGAAAAGGAGAAAGTGAATCCAAACCACACAGTCTGTGTACTGACGTCCAACAAGAAGCTGATATTTAGGAAAGGTAAGAGTTTCATCACCACTGAACTAAAACTAAAGCAGTGTAATGCTAAAAGAGAGGGCATTAATAAGCCCAAAAAGACAGGGTATGCATTGACTTgtgcaaataatacattcaaacattTTATGTCTTTCAGGTACTGTTGGTGACTGGAAAAATCATTTCACTTCCAAGCAGAATGCTAGATTTGATGAGCTGTTCAAGGAAAAAATCAACTCCAGTGAATTAGCAAGACGTGTGGAATATGAGAGTTAAAACAGAAAGAGCAATGGAACACTTACTGTATTAATGATGTAAATTAAGTGCAATTCTATAGTAAGGAATTTTCCAATGTAATCTCTGGTCAAAACTGACTCCCTTGTTTTTG
This sequence is a window from Polyodon spathula isolate WHYD16114869_AA unplaced genomic scaffold, ASM1765450v1 scaffolds_499, whole genome shotgun sequence. Protein-coding genes within it:
- the LOC121308172 gene encoding sulfotransferase 6B1-like, which encodes MPEQTELIHTFNGIPFSTRVSKELLQSLDTFEAREDDVLLVSYPKSGTHWLTEIMKNLYHSQREDNGVSKVTLTSPLEFGDLSKFDELRNLPNKRLIPTHLNYEMIPVQFKTKKCKMIYVIRNPKDTAVSLYHYYKQNPNLPKIEKWSTFLEMFLKGEVVCGSWIDHVLSWEKSKTDENVLVLYYESLKEDLPKYVKEISTFLGINVTEDQIKDISKKSSFSEMKEKAEKEKVNPNHTVCVLTSNKKLIFRKGTVGDWKNHFTSKQNARFDELFKEKINSSELARRVEYES